A window from Toxoplasma gondii ME49 chromosome IX, whole genome shotgun sequence encodes these proteins:
- a CDS encoding hypothetical protein (encoded by transcript TGME49_266480~Signal peptide predicted by SignalP 2.0 HMM (probability 0.987) with cleavage site probability 0.351 at residue 29~Predicted trans-membrane domain (TMHMM2.0):85-103): MMKTLAFLLQLLSGANLLLHDGHIATVLCSQSPPAAVSTTPVLLQNAPDVEEQVSIHEGPLLSRARDTLRNVWKSRVSKLPRAKLVTVAAVFVAVAAALASWIRRCAGTRSRLATVRESTNLRRLMASGGSGEGPGDGEDDECSAAPETSGLWLFYVFLSQEGNK; the protein is encoded by the exons ATGATGAAGACGCtggctttccttcttcagctcctcAGCGGAGCCAACCTCCTTCTGCATGATGGCCACATTGCCACCGTGTTGTGTTCGCAGTCTCCGCCAGCAGCCGTCTCCACCACACCAGTTCTCTTGCAGAATGCGCCTGATGTCGAAGAACAAGTGTCTATTCATGAAGGGCCCTTGCTTTCCCGGGCCCGGGACACCTTGCG AAACGTATGGAAGAGTCGCGTCTCCAAACTGCCAAGGGCTAAGCTTGTGACAGTGGctgccgtcttcgtcgcggTAGCTGCTGCCCTCGCGTCCTGGATCCGTCGATGTGCTGGCACTCGTTCTCGACTGGCGACTGTCCGTGAAAGCACAAACTTGCGGCGCCTTATGGCTAGTGGCGGGAGTGGCGAAGGGCCAGgtgacggagaagacgacgaatgC AGTGCTGCGCCGGAGACCAGCGGTCTTTGGTTGTTCTATGTCTTCCTCAGCCAGGAGGGAAA CAAGTAA
- a CDS encoding Kazal-type serine protease inhibitor domain-containing protein (encoded by transcript TGME49_266600~Signal peptide predicted by SignalP 2.0 HMM (probability 0.985) with cleavage site probability 0.956 at residue 23), with product MGRVSKLGFVVATGAMYLAVCKAQPDETKPVCTCPKILAPVCGVNGKTYGNQCLLECDQVDLLKEGPCSPAPPGGDEEEIPVVCPLNELPVCGSDGVTYGNDCFRKAARVKWAHDGACEDH from the exons ATGGGGCGTGTGTCGAAGCTTGGCTTTGTCGTGGCCACTGGGGCCATGTACCTTGCGGTGTGCAAAGCACAACCAGACGAAACGAAAC CGGTGTGCACGTGCCCCAAAATTCTGGCCCCAGTGTGCGGCGTTAACGGTAAAACCTACGGAAACCAGTGCCTACTGGAATGCGATCAAGTTGACCTATTAAAGGAGGGGCCTTGTTCACCAG CGCCTCCAGGTGGTGACGAGGAGGAGATCCCCGTTGTGTGCCCATTGAACGAACTTCCAGTATGCGGGTCTGACGGTGTGACATACGGCAACGATTGCTTTCGTAAAGCTGCTAGAGTCAAATGGGCGCATGATGGGGCATGCGAGGACCATTAA
- a CDS encoding lysine decarboxylase family protein (encoded by transcript TGME49_266450) has translation MSSTAPPERNSQSTNGNSNTTDAAKDVTATKKSYANNAWLQTAPARQVRMLCEYLEARDRLRQQRILATFLVFGTARSLTHDQWNSRMNEATARLRLLKNGKNESEGASVNDPEAVLAVEREIGDLRRLEWLCFFSEKVTKLTRRLAEWLMTAEARAAGKRILQKFPTPLDNDDYWGPDQGSLSQELVYCPVAICTGGGPGLMEAANRGASEVPGARTIGMGITLPFEGGLNRYITKDLGFEFQYLFARKFWMINTALGVIAAPGGFGTLDELMEVLALKQSNKLKRDMPIVLLGKTYWTSIISFDKMVEFGTISQSDCDKLFITDDEDEAFEYLRSFLLKDSAVTGEGYIHKSLAKRQRE, from the exons ATGAGCTCAACTGCACCACCGGAGCGAAATTCGCAATCTACCAATGGAAATTCGAACACCACAGATGCTGCGAAAGATGTTACAGCGACAAAAAAG TCCTACGCAAATAATGCCTGGCTACAGACCGCGCCAGCTAGACAAGTTCGCATGCTGTGCGAGTATTTAGAGGCCCGAGATAGGTTGAGACAGCAGCGAATTCTGGCCACCTTCCTTGTATTCGGCACAGCTCGTTCTCTTACGCATGATCAGTGGAACAGCCGCATGAATGAGGCGACGGCCCGCCTCAGGTTGTTAAAGAACGGCAAAAACGAATCCGAGGGGGCTTCCGTGAACGATCCAGAGGCGGTTCTGGCCGTGGAACGGGAGATTGGAgatcttcgtcgtctcgaatggctttgtttcttttccgaAAAGGTCACCAAACTAACGCGCAGACTGGCAGAGTGGCTGATGACCGCCGAGGCAAGGGCT GCTGGTAAAAGGATCCTTCAAAAGTTTCCGACACCCTTAGACAATGATGACTACTGGGGCCCCGACCAAGGGTCACTGAGTCAGGAACTTGTATACTGCCCCGTAGCCATTTGCACCGGTGGTGGTCCAGGGTTGATGGAAGCAGCGAACAGGGGAGCGTCTGAGGTCCCGGGGGCTCGGACAATTGGCATGGGAATCACTCTACCGTTTGAGGGTGGATTGAATCGATACATAACGAAGGACCTCGGCTTTGAGTTTCAGTATCTCTTTGCGCGGAAGTTCTGGATGATCAACACTGCTCTCGGGGTCATCGCTGCGCCTGGAGGATTTGGAACGCTAGACGAATTGATGGAGGTGCTGGCGCTGAAACAGTCGAACAAACTGAAACGAGATATGCCTATTGTCCTACTTGGCAAAACGTACTGGACG AGCATCATCAGCTTCGACAAAATGGTGGAATTTGGAACAATCAGCCAGTCGGACTGTGACAAACTATTCATCACAGACGACGAGGATGAGGCTTTCGAGTATCTTAGAAGCTTCCTCTTGAAAGACAGTGCAGTGACTGGAGAAGGCTACATCCACAAGTCTCTGGCgaaaagacagcgagagtAA
- a CDS encoding hypothetical protein (encoded by transcript TGME49_266470) encodes MVKYCGAKKCDLIDLLNSATTSRERNKVVKQLKKFDPCPRKDLDVEFDAKDCSCKKYNQTQYYMCWRCDKPKTTTVKVMWNSPKGLKIICNTCYFALSANADLERSRKENAQYYDFMKKK; translated from the exons ATGGTCAAGTACTGCGGCGCCAAAAAGTGCGATCTAATTGATCTTCTCAACTCCGCGACCACATCAAGAGAACGCAACAAGGTCGTGAAGCAGCTAAAGAAGTTCGATCCGTGCCCGAGAAAGGATCTGGATGTGGAATTCGACGCAAAAGACTGCAGCTGCAAAAAGTACAACCAGACGCAGTACTACAT GTGCTGGAGGTGCGACAAACCAAAGACGACGACGGTCAAAGTCATGTGGAACAGTCCTAAAG GTCTGAAAATAATTTGCAACACATGTTACTTCGCTTTGAGTGCGAATGCGGACCTGGAGAGATccaggaaggaaaacgccCAGTACTATGATTTCATGAAGAAGAAATAG
- a CDS encoding small ubiquitin family modifier, putative (encoded by transcript TGME49_266460), whose translation MSDDKKDDAGEKEHMQLKVRSPDGSEVYFKIKKKTKLEKLMQAYCNRLGQHMDAVRFLFDGERVKPEKTPLDMGIEDGDVIDAMVQQTGGA comes from the exons ATGTCGGACGACAAGAAGGACGATGCTGGGGAAAAGGAGCATATGCAACTGAAGGTTCGCTCACCC GATGGCAGTGAGGTGTACTTCAAAATCAAGAAGAAGACCAAACTTGAGAAACTTATGCAGGCGTACTGCAATCGTCTAGGCCAGCACATGGACGCTGTGAGGTTTCTTTTCGATGGAGAGCGTGTAAAACCGGAGAAAACGCCCCTAGATATGGGCATCGAGGACGGAGATGTTATTGATGCTATGGTTCAACAGACGGGGGGCGCATGA
- a CDS encoding hypothetical protein (encoded by transcript TGME49_266500), producing the protein MAPNRNRPEIPLLESEELPYALLLSDMPPGTEGVDDLVVQSAIFVSKCRGGTDIDVAREAVMVYADAVPPPTLSFAQPFVCPTREQRREMAKRFFPNWDGVEKRAEYADELGFNQDAVDRMFTPAIFLGKPTEFGDTSPHEGECLFAALSFWLTGDPLNHSLVRDRLASHIRAHPDSVPRSAMRHELSGAKVAHDPDEPLDSLANKYSDLVARAGQWGGDELLGVFGHLAQCNVWMYVQAVDGSPGLNTHLQSWQLCGELKPDAPSIFVVHRPAINHWSSVVRVRSY; encoded by the exons ATG GCGCCTAACCGAAACAGACCAGAAATCCCCCTACTGGAGTCGGAAGAGTTGCCGTATGCACTG CTCCTCAGCGACATGCCTCCAGGGACTGAAGGAGTTGATGATCTTGTCGTTCAGTCGGCTATTTTTGTCTCGAAGTGTAGAGGAGGCACAGACATCGATGTTGCCAGAGAGGCTGTCATGGTT TACGCGGATGCGGTTCCTCCTCCCACACTATCCTTCGCGCAGCCTTTCGTGTGCCCGACTCGCGAACAGCGCCGTGAAATGGCCAAAAGGTTTTTCCCTAATTGGGATGGTGTCGAAAAGCGAGCTGAATACGCCGACGAACTCGGATTCAATCAAGACGCTGTTGACAGAATGTTTACACCCGCAATCTTTTTAGGCAAGCCAACAGAATTTGGTGATACGTCACCACATGAAGGGGAGTGTTTGTTCGCAGCGCTCTCGTTCTGGCTTACAGGAGATCCGCTCAATCATTCACTTGTGCGGGATCGGCTGGCTAGTCACATTCGTGCTCACCCTGACTCCGTTCCCCGCTCTGCGATGCGTCACGAGTTGAGCGGTGCCAAGGTAGCGCATGATCCAGATGAGCCTCTCGACTCTCTAGCAAACAAGTACAGTGATCTTGTTGCAAGGGCGGGCCAGTGGGGTGGGGATGAACTGCTGGGGGTTTTCGGGCATCTTGCGCAATGTAACGTCTGGATGTATGTGCAAGCGGTGGATGGATCACCAGGATTAAACACTCATTTGCAGTCGTGGCAACTGTGCGGAGAGCTGAAACCTGACGCCCCATCGATTTTTGTCGTCCACAGGCCCGCTATAAATCACTGGAGCTCCGTAGTGAGAGTCCGTTCATATTAA
- a CDS encoding Kazal-type serine protease inhibitor domain-containing protein (encoded by transcript TGME49_266610~Signal peptide predicted by SignalP 2.0 HMM (probability 0.780) with cleavage site probability 0.409 at residue 30): MHMSLRLWTMNWYSALVFLLVSINQPLAGAEKGASTTSGWRDCQCEASVVVNCGVDGKTYSNHCLRECNGVQLRHLGYCTTGVCRCPQKVELNCGVDNNTYYNHCMRECDGVQLNYEGPCASKRTEALSGNLQLHVASPRIAKSSSSPTTEDTSDIQPQQPALAQNNQDPLTSCDCPLKVELNCGADGKTYANNCLRECDSVAIQHEGPCETGNCPCSSRFYEPNCGADKLTYANHCLRQCAEVDLFHEGPCTDEECGCPLTLNINCGMDGKTYPNSCLRECRGVGLKGPGSCDRYDACFCPKINEPNCGADGKTYVNHCFRECHDVELKHEGRCTEEDCLCSPIFELNCGEDGTTYANHCMRECQGVSLGSLGPCPFSEQKPSLPNITTTTTTTVATTTTSVATTTTTVAATATPVATMTTAITTATLATTAAPTNSTISSSSNTNDPSSTPDAAPAGATISFSHKQTRCDMCPPTVLLNCGDNGTTYENHCQRECQGVRLLHEGPCELQDKRRYRGISKIPEPGFPGVIGAPMRTIRRMDY, translated from the exons ATGCATATGAGTTTGAGACTTTGGACGATGAACTGGTACAGtgctctcgttttcttgctGGTTTCCATCAACCAGCCACTCGCTGGTGCCGAGAAGGGAGCATCGACGACAT CTGGATGGAGAGACTGCCAGTGCGAAGCCAGCGTTGTCGTCAACTGCGGGGTGGATGGGAAGACTTACTCGAATCACTGTCTCAGAGAATGCAACGGCGTACAACTCCGGCATCTGGGCTATTGCACAACGGGAG TGTGCAGGTGTCCCCAGAAGGTCGAGCTCAACTGTGGCGTGGACAACAACACGTACTACAACCACTGCATGAGGGAATGCGATGGTGTGCAACTGAACTACGAGGGGCCATGTGCCTCGAAGAGAA CAGAGGCCTTGTCAGGCAACCTACAGCTCCACG TCGCGTCACCACGGATTGCGAAATCATCTTCATCCCCTACAACTGAGG ACACATCCGATATTCAGCCTCAACAACCCGCCCTTGCGCAAAATAACCAAGATCCACTGACAA GCTGTGATTGCCCCCTGAAAGTAGAGCTCAATTGTGGTGCGGACGGCAAGACGTACGCGAACAACTGCCTTCGCGAATGTGACAGCGTGGCTATCCAGCACGAAGGCCCATGTGAAACTGGCA ACTGCCCTTGCTCCTCAAGGTTTTACGAACCGAACTGCGGTGCAGACAAACTCACATACGCCAACCACTGCCTGCGTCAGTGCGCAGAGGTAGACCTCTTCCACGAAGGTCCCTGTACCGACGAGG AGTGTGGTTGTCCCCTGACACTGAATATCAACTGTGGGATGGATGGGAAGACCTATCCCAATAGCTGTCTGCGGGAATGCCGAGGAGTCGGCCTTAAAGGGCCAGGTTCGTGCGACCGATATGACG CGTGCTTCTGTCCGAAGATTAATGAACCAAACTGCGGCGCTGACGGCAAAACTTACGTCAACCACTGTTTCCGTGAATGCCACGACGTCGAACTTAAGCACGAAGGACgctgcacagaagaag ACTGTTTGTGTTCCCCCATATTTGAGCTGAATTGCGGCGAGGACGGAACAACATACGCTAACCACTGTATGCGTGAGTGTCAAGGCGTCTCCCTGGGCTCACTGGGACCGTGTCCTTTTTCAG AGCAGAAACCATCTCTCCCAAACATTACGACGACAACGACGACTACCGTGGCAACAACGACGACGTCCGTGGCAACGACAACAACGACCGTGGCAGCAACGGCGACGCCTGTTGCAACAATGACGACAGCCATAACTACAGCAACACTGGCGACAACGGCAGCACCCACTAACAGCACCATCTCCTCATCTTCAAATACGAACGACCCGTCAAGCACTCCTG ACGCAGCCCCCGCCGGAGCGACAATCAGTTTTTCACATA AGCAAACGAGATGCGACATGTGCCCACCGACTGTTTTGCTGAACTGTGGCGATAACGGAACAACGTACGAAAACCACTGC